CTGCTTCGCCGCGTTGCAGGCCGGCGACGGCAGCCGCATCCAGGCCATGGTGTCCCTCGCCGAGGTCGGCGAGGAGTCGCTGCAGGCGTGGAAGGAGCTCGTCGATCTCGGCGACCACGTGTCGGTGACGGGTCAGGTCATCTCGAGCCGCCGCGGCGAGCTGTCGATCATGGTCTCCGCGTGGACGATCGCCGCCAAGGCGCTGCTCCCGCTCCCGAACCTGCACACCGAGCTCAGCGAGGAGAGCCGCGTGCGGTCGCGGTTCCTCGACCTGATCGTCCGCGACACCGCTCGCGAGACCGTCGTCGCCCGCGCGAAGGTCAACGCGTCGCTTCGTCGCACCTTCGATGCGCACGGCTTCCTCGAGGTCGAGACCCCCATGCTCCAGGTGCAGCACGGCGGCGCGGCAGCACGCCCGTTCGTCACCCACTCGAACGCGTTCGACACCGAGCTGTACCTCCGCATCGCGCCCGAGCTCTTCCTCAAGCGCGCCGTCGTCGGCGGCATCGACCGGGTGTACGAAATCAACCGCAACTTCCGCAACGAGGGCGCCGATTCCACGCACAGCCCCGAGTTCGCGATGCTCGAGGCGTACCAGTCCTACAGCGACTACAACGGCATCGCCGACCTGACGCAGGAGCTCATCCAGAACGCGGCCGTCGCCGTCTCAGGGTCGACCACCGTGACGTGGGCCGACGGCACCGAGTACGACCTCGGTGGGCAGTGGGACCGCATCTCGATGTACGAATCGCTGTCGGATGCCGCCGGTCGCCGCATCACGCCCGAGACCACGTTCGAGGAGCTGCAGGCGTTCGCTGTCGAGGCGGGTGTCGAGGTGCCCGACAAGATCGCCACCCACGGCAAGTTCGTCGAGGAGCTCTGGGAGCACTTCGTGAAGGGCGGCCTCGAGCGCCCGACGTTCGTCATGGACTTCCCGCTCGACACTTCACCCCTCGTACGCGAGCACCGCACCATCCCGGGCGTCGTCGAGAAGTGGGACCTCTACGTCCGCGGCTTCGAGCTCGCGACCGGTTACTCCGAGCTCGTCGACCCCGTCATCCAGCGCGAGCGGTTCGTCGAGCAGGCGAAGCTCGCCGCGCGCGGCGACGACGAGGCG
This DNA window, taken from Microbacterium sp. MM2322, encodes the following:
- the lysS gene encoding lysine--tRNA ligase, translated to MTDASAPTPAETTDENGLADVFEQKAVRLAKRERLLSERTDAAGGAYPVSVPVSDTIAALRERFASLEAGDETGETASVAGRIVFSRNTGKLCFAALQAGDGSRIQAMVSLAEVGEESLQAWKELVDLGDHVSVTGQVISSRRGELSIMVSAWTIAAKALLPLPNLHTELSEESRVRSRFLDLIVRDTARETVVARAKVNASLRRTFDAHGFLEVETPMLQVQHGGAAARPFVTHSNAFDTELYLRIAPELFLKRAVVGGIDRVYEINRNFRNEGADSTHSPEFAMLEAYQSYSDYNGIADLTQELIQNAAVAVSGSTTVTWADGTEYDLGGQWDRISMYESLSDAAGRRITPETTFEELQAFAVEAGVEVPDKIATHGKFVEELWEHFVKGGLERPTFVMDFPLDTSPLVREHRTIPGVVEKWDLYVRGFELATGYSELVDPVIQRERFVEQAKLAARGDDEAMRVDEEFLRALEHGMPPTGGMGMGIDRLLMAITGLGIRETILFPLVK